TCTTGCCGATTCCGCGGCCCTCATAGCCAGATTACGAACTTCATCAGCCACCACGGCGAACCCGGCGCCTGCCTCGCCCGCCCTGGCAGCCTCAACAGCAGCATTCAGGGCAAGGAGATTGGTCTGGAAAGCGATCTCGTCAATGGTCTTGATGATCTTTCCGGTCTCTTCGCTGGATTTGGTGATGTTCTCTATGGCCTTTTCCATCTCCAGCATGTGATTTTCGACCTTTTCGACGATTTCCTTGGCCTCGTTCATCATGTTCTTGGCCTGAGCGGCGTTATCGGCATTGCTCTTGGTCATAGAGGCCATTTCCTCCAGGGCTGAGGACGTCTCTTCCAGTGAAGCCGCCTGCTGAGAAGCTCCTTCAGCCAGGGCCTGGCTGGCCGAGGCGACCTGCTCCGTGGCATCGAAAACCTGCTCCGCTCCGTAATTGACCCCCTCGATCACTGCATTGATTCTGCGTACGATCTTTTTAGTGGAAATAAACGCATAAACAGTACCGAACAGGATGGCCGCCAGGATAGACCAGAAAATCATCCTCGACGAAAAGCGGGATTGGTCCTTCAGGATCTGCACGCTCCTTTTCCCAAAATCAGCACAAACCTCGTCCAGGTTCTCCTTAAGGCGGTTCATACCGGTAATGTATTGCTGCTGATCCATAACCCGGGCCTTGAATTGGTCCACCTTGGAATCGTACTCATGTCCCATGGCCGCGATTTTCTTGGCAATCGGTGTCAATTGATCACTGTTGCTTACCTTATCAGCCCACTCCTTGACAGCCTTCCAGAACTTCTTCCGGCTTTCCTCCACCCGGGCCCAATTCTCACTCGTGCTCTTGTTCAAATAAGTCTGGACGACACTGACCAGGACTTTCCAATTGAGGTCCATTCCTTCAACCCAGAGGCTCCCTTCGTGGATCTTGGCCAGAACCGGATCATAAATGGCTCCTATCTCCACCACCAATTGGCATTTAACCTCCCTGGCCTTGGCATATTGCCGGAGAAGAGCGCCGTAACGCGCCACATCTTTTTCCGACTTCTCAAGCCTTTCCCTTCCACTGGCATCGATGGTGGGATGCTTCCCGATCTCCTGAAGCTTGACAGCGACCTCCCCCAATCGGGCCTGGACTCCTTTGAAAGATCTGGTTTCCAGTTCCTTATCCCCTTGGGAAATAGCCAGGAAATACTGATCAGTCTGTCCCTTGAGGGATGAGACCGTCTGTTGCAGTTCATTGATCTCCCGGTAGAATTCCGTAACCTTGGAGACCTTGCCAAGCCCCATGTACCCAGCAAGCCCTACAACGGTCGCCAAGGCCAGCATGATGGCTATTCCTGTGCCGATCCTCCTCCCAAGCGTCATTGTGAATGACATAACCCTTCCTCCTGACATAGAAAAATTCCCAAGCGGATACCTATATCCAACTTACCTATCGACCTTATTCCAAAAAACTTGACTGAATTTTTTGGTCAAATTAACTTTTTTTAATTTATATTGTCATTATCCAGACATTTAACAGGTTGTTGACAGACATTGTGAGCCTTAGCCATGGACGTCGGAGCGCCTGCCCGCCGGCTGTCTGGCGGGACCTTAGCCTGGACGGAAAAGAGAGCGTTTTTCAAAGGTCTCACGGGGAATGATGCGGAATGCGATTGCAAGTAGGGCTCAAACAAGATAAATAAGGCATCATGCGGGTGATTTCGTATCCCGGAGTTATGGACAATAACGATGCGTATCAGCCTCATTGGAATGGCAGGCACCGGAAAATCTTACTGGAGCGAGCGTTTAATGGAGATGGGTTTTCGCCGTATCTGGTGTGACCGGCTGATTGAGGAAAAACTTGCCCCTCAACTCACGGGGAGTGATGGATCGATCCTGACGCCGGGGGAATGGATGGGATTCCCTTACGAGCCGGCTTACCATGAACGAGAGGCCCTTTATCTCGCCCGGGAGCGAGAGGTCCTGGCCGAAATCCTTGACCTCATTGAGACCCAACGTTTAGGGGTTGATCGGGATATCGTAGTTGATACAGGGGGCAGCATCATCTATGTCGGAGAGGATTTGCTACATCGGCTTTCCCGGCTTACCACCATTGTTTATCTTTCCATCCCCGAGGAAGAACTGGAACCTCTCCTTCAGGCCTACCTCAGCAAGCCCCATCCCATGCTGTGGCAGGGCTGGTTTTCCATGAACCCGGGAGAGACCCGCCGGGAAGCCCTGGCCCGGAGTTATCGGACCCTGTTCGCGGCGAGGAAAAAGCAGTACGAAAAGCTCGCCCAAATTACGATCGATTCCTGCCTTATCCGGCGGGAAGGGTTCGGCCCCGTTGAATTTCTGAATAAGCTTGCCAGCCGGATGAGCGACTCTCCACGGCTTGAAAACTGAATTGATTTTCGACATCTTAAATCACGAAAGGGGAGCATATGAAATCATACCCTCGTGAAGACATCCTTCTCGTTGCCCTGGGCGGCAATGCCTTAATCCGGAAAGGGGAGAGGGGAACCATCGAAGAGCAATTCAGGAACCTAAGGGTACCCATCAGCCAAATTGCACGACTTTCCAGGCGATTTCGAACCATCATCACCCATGGGAACGGCCCCCAGGTCGGCAATCTTCTGCTGCAGCAGGAATGCTGCAAAGAAGTCCCTCAGCTTCCCCTCGAAATCCTGGTTTCCCAGACCCAGGGGCAGATCGGCTATATGATTGAATCCACCCTGGACAGCGAACTCATGAAGATGGGAATTCATACCGAACAACCTCTGGTGAGCCTGATCAGTTACGTGGTGGTGGATGAGAAAGATCCGGCCTTCCAGACGCCTTCAAAGCCAATCGGTCCGGTATTTGACGAGGAGATCATCTCCACACTTCCTTTTCCGACAATGAAAACCCCCAAAGGATATCGTCGTGTGGTGGCTTCTCCGAGACCCATAACTATCGTGGAGAAAAGGGAGATCAGGAAACTCATCGAGATGGGATTTATCGTCATCTGCTGCGGTGGTGGAGGCATCCCGGTTGTCCGGGAAGGAAGAGCCTTTTCAGGAGTCGACGCCGTGATCGACAAAGATCTGGCCAGTGCAACACTGGCCGAGGAAGTCGGTGTCGGCACCTTCGTCATAGCCACTGATGTGGAGGGTATCGCTCTCAATTACGGGAGCCCCCAAGAACGCTTCCTAAAAACCCTAAACCTTGAGGAGGCGGCCCGTTACTTGCGGGAAGGGCATTTCCCGCCGGGCTCCATGGGGCCGAAGGTTGAAGCGGCCGTCCAATTCATCGCCCAAGGCGGTAAGCGGGCCGTTATCACCTCTGTTGAAAAAATCGAGGCGGCCGTAGAAGGTGTTGCAGGGACCGAAATAATCCCATAACCCGGATGCCGGCAAGAGACATCTATGCACCCTTCTTTTTTCGAGCGAAAAATTCCGACATTCTTCGGAAGGGATTATCTGTCCTTCTAGGCTGGCTGAGGGTCCAGGTGGAAGCCTGTACCATCCTGCGGCCCCTGTAGTCGTTCGGGGAAACGTCTCAAATCCAAGGACCCTTAAAAAGGATTTTTTATGGACGGGAAAGCTTCTTACCAGGAACTGGAAAACAGGATCAAGGAGCTTGAGCGGGAGGCCTCCAGGCGCAGAGAGGCCGAAGCCGCCCTTCAGAGAAGCAAGGAGCGCCTGAGGAGCATTTTTGAGGCCACTCCCGATCCCCTTGTGGTTTACGACGAACAGGGACACCCGGAGTATCTCAATCCTGCCTTCACACGGGTATTCGGATGGACTATCGAGGAGCTGAAAGGCAGGCGGATCCCCTTCGTTCCCGAGGACCAGACTGCGATTACGGAAGAGAAGATACGAAATCTCTACAAAAGCGGAGAACCGGTACGCTTCGAAACCCGGAGATTCACAAAAGATGGCCGGACCCTTGATATCCTGATCAGCGCTGCAGCCATCAAAGACGAGAAGGGGACATCCAGGGGTATGGTCGTTAATCTTACGGACCTGACCGAGCGAAAGCGTTTGGAGCACCGCCTTCAGCAGGCCCAAAAGAGAGAGGCCATCGGGACCCTGGCCGGAGGAATCGCTCATGACTTCAACAATATCCTGGGAATCATCATAGGAAACACGGAACTCGCTATGATGGATATCCCGGCGTTGAGCCCTGCCCGGCAGGGCCTGGAGGAGA
Above is a window of Deltaproteobacteria bacterium DNA encoding:
- the arcC gene encoding carbamate kinase; amino-acid sequence: MKSYPREDILLVALGGNALIRKGERGTIEEQFRNLRVPISQIARLSRRFRTIITHGNGPQVGNLLLQQECCKEVPQLPLEILVSQTQGQIGYMIESTLDSELMKMGIHTEQPLVSLISYVVVDEKDPAFQTPSKPIGPVFDEEIISTLPFPTMKTPKGYRRVVASPRPITIVEKREIRKLIEMGFIVICCGGGGIPVVREGRAFSGVDAVIDKDLASATLAEEVGVGTFVIATDVEGIALNYGSPQERFLKTLNLEEAARYLREGHFPPGSMGPKVEAAVQFIAQGGKRAVITSVEKIEAAVEGVAGTEIIP